TTAGTGAACTGGGAGAAACAGAAATCGAGTTTGTTAAAGCATTCAATGAAAACAGAATTAAGTTCAAAGCCATTAGAGCTATGGAAGATAGCATCGCACCCTCACGAGCACATCGACAACGATTAATCTCAAGCATTGAACGTGAGGAGGAACGAGATCCTCTTTCTCCTAAACTTACAGATTTACAAAATCAATTAGTAAGAACGGAAGCAGAAAATTTAGTAGGAGAGATGCAGCTTGATAATACTTCTCGAGAAGTATTCAAGTCATCATTTCAAGGATTGATGGATGCTTTCCAGTTAAGAGcacaaaagcaaatgaCTTTGAGTTATTATGCAAGCCAACTTGCTGAATTGATTAATGATGAAGTGGCTTACCCAGGGGATAACCCAGCTGCTTACAGTCAAAAATATGCAACACAAATTATGCATCAATGCGTAGAGTCCATGGCTCGGCTTCTTGCACCAGTAACTAGTGAAACTACTGAACATGTAGGTTCAGATTGTGAATTTACTAGAAAATCGTCTTCCTCAGTGGAATTCTCGGATCATAGCCAAGATTCTGGAGATCCAAGTCAGCAGAATATCTTGCAAGTGAAAAACGTTCAAGCAGTGCTTTCAATCCCTGAAGCTGAATCTTACAAGGCCCAGCTACTTTCCTCTATTGCAGAagagcaaaagaaaaaagagttgCAAGCAAAATCCACTGTTTTCTTGTAGTTATCATAACAAACTAAGAAACGTCAATCGGATTCTCAACCCAAAAAACATGTATGTCTTAGCATGTCGATTAATTGAAGTAAACTAAATTCAATATATTTATCCAATTGATCCTTCCAAAGCTTTAGTAGATAGCATGGTTAAGttgtttgatttctttATAGAAAGCATCTTGAAACCAATAATGGAGGATGTTTATTTGGTCTCtacttatttaatttatcgtatccttaaaatttattgttcCAATGAGAACTTAGTACTATCGTACAAAAATGTCCTCAAACAGAATTCTCAATATCCCTGTTCcatttttatcttttcaaataataaaaataaaataaaaaaattagatttCCTCTTAGGcctttatttttgcttaatGGGATAAGGTTGCCTCGAGAGGTTGTATCTCATATACACAAGGTAGAACTTTTGCATACCCCAATTTACTTAACTACTTGGATTTTGGAAGTTGGTGGAAaacttctttcaaaaatcaaatattcACTATTACAACCTTcttaattttcattttgacTTTTAGaagttttcctttttgaaaatccaTATATTGATTCGCAAATAAACGTGTGTATTTCATTTGTGTGAGTTCGCATATTTCATGTTGTGAACTTTAAAAAGAGGGAGAAACCGATAGATACGttttttggtttgtttTTCACAAtgttaaaaacaataaagtCTTATATGCCTGGTCGAAATATGTCCATATTTTTGGGATTCGTGGCAGGCATATCTGGAGCAATTTATTATGATCGGCGtcagaaaaatttaataattgaaaagtatTGCTCTCAAGTACGCCATTTGGCTGATCAACCGATGGCACCTCTTGAGTTACCGAGAAAATTGAAGGTATATCTTCATGGACCTCCAGGGGATGGAATATACGTTGCACGggaagaatttgaagaatacATTAGACCTATATTTAATGCTGCAGCCATTGAATTTGAAACCGTGGAGTCCAAAGGTGAAGGGAATTTATTGGAACAAGTAGCGAGGACGGTTTACAACAAGAGGCATAACATTTCTGAAGTTTCTGAACCGGAAAAAAACCTCTTATCAGTTTTAAAACCAAGTGTTGATCCTCCTGCTATTGTTTTATTAGGAAGGCATGCCCTCAAAGAGTTCCTGTACGGCGTTCGATATGGATTTTCCGACGATattatgaaaagaaaacttgAAACAGAAAAATTGGAAGCCAATAATAAAGAGgagaaagaagagaaagaaggaaaagatGACAAAGATGACAAAGAGGATAGTAATGATACAAAGaacgataaaaaaattagcaaaaacGAAGTAGACTCTTCTCTGATAGAAGCAAGTCCGTTGACTGGTCAAGTTCcaccaaaatttttggatacTATTGCTATTTTTCCCTTACCAAATCTTTTAGGGTTTTCTAACACTCCTAAGCGACTTtcaagattttttaaaagaagagaGCTAGCTGATGAATTAGGCGCAATTGCCGTAAACGTTGCATTAAGCAGGGATGTAACTAAGTTTCCAAAACAAGACGGCACTTTACTTCTAGCTGAAGAGGAAACAGATTGGCCgaagcaattttttacaagaTCTGATTTGGAAAACCGCATTTGGACAGCTCCCTTTCTACAGGACTCTGATGAGATAcgtttttttgaaaacattgatATCTTTGATTCAACGAAAGCCAAACAAGATAAGTATGAATGAAGTGATGTCTattctaaaatttgaagaataaaacaaatatatgAAATTAAGTACTGTGTATGAAGAATTACTAGGTAGCCATAAACagtaaaaggaaaaataaaagaatggCGTATTTATGTATATAAGATAGTCAACAGTAAATGCAAAGGATTTTGGTAAATAAGCTagttaaattaaaaacgtAGCAGCGGCTTCAAAAAACTCCGTTTTAAAGCTCATCAAATTCGTTATCatacttttcaaataaGTTATTGAGGTCTGAATACATTGGTTAGTTTAACAAAACTTATATAGTCTGCGAGATGTAACATacctttcaaaaactttccTTTCAACTTTTTAGGAAATTTGACCTCCCACTCTATATAAGCACTTCCATGTGCAGAAGTGGTTTTTCCTTTATGAAGGTTGTAAATTGGCATTCCTTGATTTTTCACTCTCTCCGTTTCCCCAGGATGCACAACTTCGCCAGCTGACCGCTTAACCTCCATAAAGGATCCATCCagtttttgtattttaCGTTTCCAATTTCCGAGTAAAGCTTCCCTAACCGAAATAGTTTCCTTTCTATATAGATCATTATCTTTTCTAGTCCATCCATAATCACCACCAGCAGCCTCAAGGATAACGATGATATCTCCAGCTTCCATACCAGGAATTTCATCAGCTTTACCACGAAAACCGATACGGTAACCTTCAGGAGCACCAGCTGGTACTTTAATGTCAAAGCTTTCAACAACTTCAGCAACACGCTCACCTTTGCAGCGAGGGCATTTATGCTTGATCGTACGTCCATTTCCATTACAAGCGTTACATGGCATACGCATTTGCTGACGAAAACCTGGAGCGATCATGTGTTCAATGACTCTGAACCCTGAACCACCGCAAACAGGGCAACTTTCGATAGCTTTATCAGCGGAGTATTTAGGATTAAAGCCCTGACCACTACAAACACTGCAAGTTCTCTTCACCGGAATTTCCAAGGTAAAACTGCCTCCGGTGtaaaaagatgaaagaTGAATTTGAACTATTTGCTCCATGCTAGGTCCTCTGCGAACGGCATTTTGACGTCTACGTCCGCCAAATATGTTATCGAATATATCACCAAATGGATCAAATCCGAAACCTCCACCTGGGAATCCTTCACCTGGACCACCACCAGGACCACCAGGTTGACCGTTTAATCCTTCTTCTCCATAAGCATCATAAATCTTACGTTGCTCAGGATCAGAAAGGACTTCATGGGCCTTgttaatttcaataaacTTCTCCTGTGCTTCTTCATTACCTCTAGAACATTTATTAGCTTTAGGCTTTCATTTGTTTGCATGCTTGTTTAACTTACGGATTTTTGTCAGGGTGCCATTGTTTCGTCAATTGTCTATATGCTTTGCGAATCTCAGATTCAGATGCATCTTTACTGACTCCAAGGATCTGTTTTTGAGAGAAGTTGTTAGTgaacatttttctttaattttcttctcaATCCTACGATCACATGCACTTACTTGATAGTAGTCAGCAGCAGATACAACTGCTTGAATGCAAACTAAAAATCCTaatataaaatgaaaaagattgaaATGCATTAACTATGTTTAGGAAGCGAGTTGGAGTTTAGCTCACTTTAACAAGGGAATGGTATTATGTAGAAAGATTTTCTTGAAGAAATCCAGGACAAGTTTGCAACGCCTCGGTATACTCATCGCCGTGGTTATCGAAAccataaatttaatttaacaTTGTTTAGAAATGTCATAAAAGTTACtatatgaaaatatttttattaatacaATTAATCCATTTCAAGGATCCACATAGGTTATTTAAATAGTCCAAATAGttgataattttatatttgtttCAACGAATATCGGGTGGAATTGTTGGTAGCAATATTtcgaaatatttttacatgctaattttattactaaattttttagttcCAAAAACCAACTACTCATTATTTCAGAGGGTAAGTATGCCTTTAGTCATTTGAGGCAGAGTAAGGAtgataaataataatataatatcTATGTACACGTAAATACATATACacataatatatataatatagATAGATAGATGTGGGTGTTCAAACCTCTACACATATGTACGAGAGTCCAAATAACTAAAAATAGACTGACAAGCAGTATTCAACGACCTTTATGCTCAAGGAACGCATAATATCATCGGAAGTGATCAAAAGACAAAATGTTGAACGAGACAAAGATTATAAACggaaaaaaacataaaagcaaagaacCTGTGCAAATATAAGATATCATTGCTTTAATCACAATAAGTAACCTCCAGTTTGACAATACGCGAAGAAGCCTAAAGAAAAGTAATTATTTCAAACGTACATTTTACagatttataaaaaaggaTAGATTACCGggaaggaagaaaaaatgcaaaagtTAACCCTGCTAGCAATTCTAAGAAGAAGGATTTGgacaaagaaataaaatgaaaagaaagtgtataattaaatgaatGAAGCACAGAAAATCGTTACGgcacaaaaaataaatcacaAAAACACTTTTGTCAACTGAAAGCCTGATTATCCATACCAGTCTGAAGAACAAAATAATCAAGAAATTCCTAAATACTAGTAGAACATATTATTCATGTGTCTTCATTGGAGCCAGAACAACAAGAAAGAATACTGGCccaaaatgattttttctttttaggTGCTTCTGTTTCTTTCGTAGCATTTTGTACTTGCTCTCGGGTAACCCGTTCTTCAGAAGAATCATGAACATCAACGGGTGCTGGTTGATTAGTTGCTAAACCGGAACGATCAGGCACAGTTGTGGTAGCTTTCGTCTCCGTTGGCGGATTAGGTAAAGAATTTTGATTGGGTTCAGCAGAATCGCTTGCAGAATTCAGATGCGGCTCGGCAAAAGGCTTTTCATAATCAGAGCGTTTGGAAACTACGTTCTGAGTACTTGCATGATTTTGCAGGGCTGGTGACTTTGATTCCAATTTGGGTGCTGGTGGTTTGCTTGAACGTTGATTTTCTGTCTCTGCGTTTCGCGACTTCAAGCTTTGCCAACCTTTACCGTTATTCAATAGATTCCagtcaaaattttcatccTCAGTAGTATTTAATCGCTCTAGGACTTTCGAAAATAGGCCTTGCAAATAATCATAATCTGGAGTAGCATCGAATGCCAAATTACGAGCATAATGCATATACTTGTAGAATTCTTCCGGGAAACCAGCACACAACTCGCGTAACGGGGtactttgctttttctcACCAATTCGttcatatttttgcttattGGTGGCAGCCTTCAATCCTTGCCAAGGTAGGCTACCTCTAAGAAAATACATGAATACATGACCCAAGGCTTCCAAATCGTCTCGACGGGATTGCTCCCGACCCAAATGAGTATTAATAGACATGTAACGAGCAGTACCCGAGAGGTTCTTTTTCTCCCGGTAAGGTATGTGCTGTTTGGTAACTGGATCACGATAAAATTTTACCATGCCAAAGTCTACTACGTAGATCATATTAGCATTTTTACTGTTTGGTCGACcgatcaaaaaattatcagGCTTAATGTCTCGATAAACGAGACTCTTCTCATGGATAGATTGCACTCTTGCCAACATCTGTTTTGCGGCCATAGCAACTGTTTTTACACTAAATTTACGGCCGCAGAGATCGAGCAAATCTTCTAAACTTGGCCCAAGAAGGTCAATCACCAAAATGTTATGTAACCCTTCTTGgccaaaataataaacattcGGAATACCCGTACATCCTGCCAGCAACTTGTAAGTACGGTATTCATCACGTAATTGAGGAGCATCACTGCGTCTTGGTTCCTATAAGCAAAATCAATCAGTAATGAAggaaacaagaaaaatatcCAGCTTCAAAGCATGGCATCAAATGGATTCTCACTTACAAATTTAATGGCTACTTGTTGATTATTCAACAAATTCGTCCCTTCAAAAATAACACCAAACGAGCCTTCGCcaattcttcttccaaCTTTGTAGTGGACACCGACTACATTGTTTTGTCCACTCATTATCTTTGAACGATTTGTGCTGGAGATTTGTCAAATATGATGTCTCCGTTTTCCGCTATCGAATGCAAAAAACTAGGTTGTAAGCGATTCCTGtttaaatacttttatGAATTAGATTGAATCACAAAGATCTCCTATACAAACCTTGAAATTACAACTATTCAAGCCGTTATTGAGAAAAGAGGTGGATGGTGTTGGAACGGATGTTTTTAGTGGTGCTTTAGTTACGGAAGTGTCATGTGCATCACTTCCCTCTATTCCTGCCTGATTAAGGGGTTAGGTAATGCTGTCTTTGGAATACAAACACTGTTTCAAAACgtttaaataaacataCTATTACTAGTTTTCATTGCAAAAATCAATCGATAGctaagtttttaattttaaaaaatcccGGATATTAAAATCCAACTTACAACGAAGTACTTTCATTAAGTAATAATACCGTATTTTCATATGCAAGGTGCATTCTTAAATAATAGAATCATTTTGCAGTCATATCACATTAAAAAACGCTTGTATAGCAAACGCACTAGCTCGTTGCATTCGCGCTTCTTGCAGCCAACATATcgcaaaaatatttgtcaAATTTCCAAACCCATTTTCCAGCAAGACTTATCAACGAATACGAGTATGTTTAGATTCAGTCTATCAAGTTATCATTTCTACAATTTACATGTTtaagtttctttttgtcGATGTGTACCTCagtttttaaacttttactAATATAAAGATTTCATCtcaaaattgaaaagtcCATTCTCCAACCTCAAAATGTCGAATTTAAAGCAGCCCCTTGTTTGGATTGATTGCGGTTAGTGAGCTTTAGTATAATCTTAGCTTTTAAAATGCATTACGATGGTTTTATAGGTAACTTGTACTAATATGATTGAAGAGATGACCGGGTTAGAGGTGGGAAAGCATGTATTGATGGAGGTCGCGGCAATCATTACTGATGGAAATCTTCGCCCCGTTGAAGAGGTAACTTTTAATTGTGAACATTGAAACATCGGCTTTTAACTTGAGATGTTTCAAGAGAAACAAATGCATGGTTTCGAAGTTGAGCGTTTATTAAGGCTGTCATACTAACTAAGGCGTAGAAATTTGATGCTGTTATTAAACTCGACGAAAAGCAATTGAGTGAAATGAATGACTGGTGTATTGAGGTATCTTTTCTTGCTTTTAGTTCATTCACGGATGTcaattttctaattatacTAATAAACAGCAACATGGGAAAAGTGGTCTTACGGAAAGATGTAGACAGAGTAATTTAACAGTGAAAGACGTTGAAAACCAGTTGTTAGCatacattaaaaaatacattccaaaaaaacGAGAAGCGTTAATCGCTGGAAACAGTGTCCATGCAGACGTAAGGTTTTTATCTGTCGAGATGCCAAAGATAATCGAACATTTGCATTACAGAATTATCGATGTTTCTACTATTAAGGAATTAGCCAAACGCTGGTGCCCGGATATTCCTGCTTATGATAAAAAGGGTGATCATCGCGCATTGTCGGATATTCTTGAAAGTATTGGTGAACTTCAACATTACCGCTCTTATTGGCTTTCTTGAAACATTGCTcaagaaagaagaattcCACTTTTACAGCAATTGACAATATCTTGTAAACatgccaaaaaaattaagggTACTATgctaagaaaaaaataaaagcaaaatcaTACCTCGGTGATCttacttttttgtaaagaatGAAGATATTTTCGTCATTCCTTCTCCTGAGAAGTATTTGGACTTCTTGGTGGCCTGCTTCCGATTGggcttttttaaaagactTGATGTAATATCACTGTTTTGTGGAcgttttttagaatttaaCAAAGCTTCCTTTTCTACCAAAATCTTTCTTGATTCTTCTAAGTTTTTAGTGTAAGCGTGCAGTGGGGCCAATTCTTCCTGCCAGTAGGCTAATTTGTTATACCATTCAGGTTGAAGATCTTCACAAACCAATGAAGCGGCATGCCACTTGCATGACAATTCTAGTAAATCTTGTGGAAGCGGCGTGCGGAGGTCCAAAGGCGCTAACTGTTTTTTAAGTTCGGTTACAATACTAGGGGGAAGATTTTCTTGAGCAACCTTGGCTTTCCttagtaaaattttaacaacaGAAGATTCATCCAGTTGAAAGGTCTTGGGCAAAGATCCTACTGGCTCGTTTACTTTACAAATCCGATGTAATGTGTTCAACAAATTCGGAGAGAGGACTTCTGACACTCGTGGATAATGAGGACCCATATTATCAAAGTGTTCAATGAAGTCTTCAAACGAGACATATCGATTCGGTTCTTTCCGGCGACTCCAAGTAAGTTCCTGAATGATTGGAAGCACAAGCGCGAGTAAGTCTATCGGGGTGCAAACATAGAGATATCCGTCCGATACTACATGATCCCCTACAAACCAAGACCtttgttttgaagaatCCCCAACTTGAAGGATTTGTAAAAGGTGATCGtttgttaataaataacGAAGTGGTCTCCCGGTCAAGGGATGTGAGAGTTCAACAAATTGTTGATTTGTAGAATCTTTGGGTAGTATGAATATCTTTCCctgcattttttaagtttaaATTATGAAACCCCAAAATTTGTGAGGCAATCACGTCTGAAACTTCGTACCACTATTTGcaacaaaagtaaaaaatgcaaagatatcaattgaaaacaaCTCTGAGTACTTGCAaacacaattttttaattagaAAGATTTCGTTGTGTAACTTTCAGCTAAAGATGAgtattttgtaaaagtaTTGACAACGATTTGGGtatatcaaaatttaaaacagTGACGACTCTAGTTGTACATATACGAAAGAAATTAAGCATATAAAATTGATTGTTCCTCTTAAGATAATCATGAAGTTGATATAAAAGATGGCTGAAGTAAGAGGAGATTCGTACCGACTTTTTGTTGTCTGTTCAAGACACGTTGTTAGTCAAGAACTCCATCTTTATAAGAAAGCagtacaaaaaaatgaaatgcatattcttaaaaaagaaatataacAGTCGATGTTGAAGTCAAGAGCGGCAATCTTAGTTATGAGAAATTCAATGGTAAACCACGGTAGTGAATTGAATAGAAAGCTTGCGGCTTCAagtaccaaaaaaaaacagcaTTGGTTAAATTGAAAAGCCAAAGTATAGATATCCTTAATAAACTAATAAAATAGACATTGAGTATTTTCTCATCTTAATAATTGCTAGATTGACTATACTAACTGTTTATCAcatcgaatttttttttttttaatgaaaaaaaactgGTTGCGGACGTTATACATAAAGAGTGTATAATGGTGAACAAGACTAAGTCTACATGTTCTACTACGTTGATTGTAAAGTAATGAAAAACGTGAAGTACATTAGTTGAAAATTAGTGAAGTAACTAAAAGCGAACGAATATGACCTTCCTTGCTTGCAAGTACCTCAAAGGTGGTTGATGTGTTATTTAAACCATTGATGAATGAATCTTCCTCGTGTACATTCTTTCGGTGTAAGTCTCAAAATGGGTTATAACATTATTACATTGCTACCGCATTTTTTGTGACATGAATAGATCAACTTCCAAATTACTGTTTCATTAGCGAAGCTcctttttgtatttttacttaaCAGTAAATACTTACAGTGATCTGAGCAATTTATGGAGCCTTTCTTGCGGGCCACTTTGAGAGCCATGCAGCAAGTCAGCTAGACTAACAATTTAGGCCAAATGATTCGTACTTTTTAACGAATATCTTGAATCATGCTTAATTGCTTCATTTAACACCCTACCTAGGGATTTACTCAAAACGATTCATGTAAACAATACTTTACAATTCAATGCAAATAGTGTGTTGGAACGAAACCCAATTTAGCTTCTTAAATTATGCGCAGCGGTTTCCAGTAGTATATAAAAAGTCCAAGcttatttacaaaattcgGGTATTAGGGTAATACAAAAATGAGCGTTatacaaaagcaaaaggaCGGTCACAGGAATCCTAATCTGTCGAATACAATAATTTAGTTAAAATAAGAAGCTACTGAAGTTTCTATATTAACAGGCTCTTTTCTGTCTAACATCCAATAATAGTTCTAAACAAATTCTCGCTTAATAAGTTTTAGTTATATTAATCATAAAAAGGGAAATTGTGCTAATCTTTCATAATCGTGGTACCTTGTGACATAAATTTTCAGTCATAACCATTTAAAGATAGTCCTtgattatctttttttttaatattcctATTAGCAAGACTTCACCGTTCATTAACAATATAAAAGGAACTAAAATATCATGTCGGATATAGTTTATGCCAACGTGTCTCATTACAACAAAATAGAAGCATCGAAATATGACAATCCAAGTACCTTGGCGATTTCCAAAGtgatttcttcaaaaattttacagtTTGAAGACAATTCCGAAACCAGCCTAAGACATGATCTCCCAAAATATGATCAAGATAGGCTGCTTTTAACTTCGGATGATGATTTGacaaatgtaaataatttttggaagaaaagTGGTATGAGTAT
This region of Schizosaccharomyces pombe strain 972h- genome assembly, chromosome: II genomic DNA includes:
- the meu14 gene encoding sporulation specific PIL domain protein Meu14 gives rise to the protein MPKSSNLKMQRKGSLRENGLVKGLNKNKFSISKLKELSHADDSRKSHRIIRSGKSSGEAYKQAGKGLMNLGNHLSDWGAKSSNLSLNDISDKIGVLVSELGETEIEFVKAFNENRIKFKAIRAMEDSIAPSRAHRQRLISSIEREEERDPLSPKLTDLQNQLVRTEAENLVGEMQLDNTSREVFKSSFQGLMDAFQLRAQKQMTLSYYASQLAELINDEVAYPGDNPAAYSQKYATQIMHQCVESMARLLAPVTSETTEHVGSDCEFTRKSSSSVEFSDHSQDSGDPSQQNILQVKNVQAVLSIPEAESYKAQLLSSIAEEQKKKELQAKSTVFL
- the tim54 gene encoding TIM22 inner membrane protein import complex subunit Tim54, which encodes MLKTIKSYMPGRNMSIFLGFVAGISGAIYYDRRQKNLIIEKYCSQVRHLADQPMAPLELPRKLKVYLHGPPGDGIYVAREEFEEYIRPIFNAAAIEFETVESKGEGNLLEQVARTVYNKRHNISEVSEPEKNLLSVLKPSVDPPAIVLLGRHALKEFLYGVRYGFSDDIMKRKLETEKLEANNKEEKEEKEGKDDKDDKEDSNDTKNDKKISKNEVDSSLIEASPLTGQVPPKFLDTIAIFPLPNLLGFSNTPKRLSRFFKRRELADELGAIAVNVALSRDVTKFPKQDGTLLLAEEETDWPKQFFTRSDLENRIWTAPFLQDSDEIRFFENIDIFDSTKAKQDKYE
- the scj1 gene encoding DNAJ domain-containing protein Scj1; this encodes MHFNLFHFILGFLVCIQAVVSAADYYQILGVSKDASESEIRKAYRQLTKQWHPDKNPGNEEAQEKFIEINKAHEVLSDPEQRKIYDAYGEEGLNGQPGGPGGGPGEGFPGGGFGFDPFGDIFDNIFGGRRRQNAVRRGPSMEQIVQIHLSSFYTGGSFTLEIPVKRTCSVCSGQGFNPKYSADKAIESCPVCGGSGFRVIEHMIAPGFRQQMRMPCNACNGNGRTIKHKCPRCKGERVAEVVESFDIKVPAGAPEGYRIGFRGKADEIPGMEAGDIIVILEAAGGDYGWTRKDNDLYRKETISVREALLGNWKRKIQKLDGSFMEVKRSAGEVVHPGETERVKNQGMPIYNLHKGKTTSAHGSAYIEWEVKFPKKLKGKFLKDLNNLFEKYDNEFDEL
- the cki1 gene encoding serine/threonine protein kinase (CK1 family) Cki1, with protein sequence MSGQNNVVGVHYKVGRRIGEGSFGVIFEGTNLLNNQQVAIKFEPRRSDAPQLRDEYRTYKLLAGCTGIPNVYYFGQEGLHNILVIDLLGPSLEDLLDLCGRKFSVKTVAMAAKQMLARVQSIHEKSLVYRDIKPDNFLIGRPNSKNANMIYVVDFGMVKFYRDPVTKQHIPYREKKNLSGTARYMSINTHLGREQSRRDDLEALGHVFMYFLRGSLPWQGLKAATNKQKYERIGEKKQSTPLRELCAGFPEEFYKYMHYARNLAFDATPDYDYLQGLFSKVLERLNTTEDENFDWNLLNNGKGWQSLKSRNAETENQRSSKPPAPKLESKSPALQNHASTQNVVSKRSDYEKPFAEPHLNSASDSAEPNQNSLPNPPTETKATTTVPDRSGLATNQPAPVDVHDSSEERVTREQVQNATKETEAPKKKKSFWASILSCCSGSNEDT
- the rnh202 gene encoding ribonuclease H2 complex subunit gives rise to the protein MQGKIFILPKDSTNQQFVELSHPLTGRPLRYLLTNDHLLQILQVGDSSKQRSWFVGDHVVSDGYLYVCTPIDLLALVLPIIQELTWSRRKEPNRYVSFEDFIEHFDNMGPHYPRVSEVLSPNLLNTLHRICKVNEPVGSLPKTFQLDESSVVKILLRKAKVAQENLPPSIVTELKKQLAPLDLRTPLPQDLLELSCKWHAASLVCEDLQPEWYNKLAYWQEELAPLHAYTKNLEESRKILVEKEALLNSKKRPQNSDITSSLLKKPNRKQATKKSKYFSGEGMTKISSFFTKK
- the rex2 gene encoding RNA exonuclease, which gives rise to MQGAFLNNRIILQSYHIKKRLYSKRTSSLHSRFLQPTYRKNICQISKPIFQQDLSTNTNFISKLKSPFSNLKMSNLKQPLVWIDCEMTGLEVGKHVLMEVAAIITDGNLRPVEEKFDAVIKLDEKQLSEMNDWCIEQHGKSGLTERCRQSNLTVKDVENQLLAYIKKYIPKKREALIAGNSVHADVRFLSVEMPKIIEHLHYRIIDVSTIKELAKRWCPDIPAYDKKGDHRALSDILESIGELQHYRSYWLS